In the Lascolabacillus massiliensis genome, one interval contains:
- a CDS encoding transporter substrate-binding domain-containing protein, with protein MISNNTDKENKIRDYSEIIDSGVLNVVTDYNTIGYYISADSVAGFQYEMLKAIENDWDIKVNIVLENSLEDNLNGLKQQKYDLIARNIAVNSELRELFYFTEPITLNKLVLIQRKAEYNDSIEPIRQHLDLAKKSIYVPEDSPSILRLNNLAHEIGDTIFIIKDSTYETEQLIMMVASGNIDFTVSDERTALRLSDAFPEIDIETDISFTQLESWVIRRESPVLLDSLNNWLIRFKESNSFKDIYKKYYLK; from the coding sequence GTGATAAGTAATAATACAGATAAGGAGAATAAAATCCGTGATTATAGTGAAATAATTGATTCGGGTGTATTGAATGTAGTCACAGACTATAATACTATTGGTTATTATATATCTGCTGATTCAGTTGCCGGTTTTCAGTATGAAATGCTGAAAGCAATTGAAAATGATTGGGATATAAAAGTTAATATTGTCCTTGAAAATAGTCTGGAAGACAACCTAAATGGGCTTAAACAGCAGAAATATGATCTTATTGCCCGCAATATTGCTGTTAACTCAGAACTTAGAGAATTGTTCTATTTTACAGAGCCCATCACATTAAATAAGCTTGTATTAATTCAACGCAAAGCAGAATATAATGATAGTATTGAACCTATCAGACAACATCTAGATCTTGCAAAAAAGAGCATATATGTTCCTGAAGATTCTCCCTCAATATTGAGACTCAACAATCTGGCACATGAAATTGGAGATACAATTTTCATAATTAAAGATTCAACATATGAGACAGAGCAACTTATCATGATGGTTGCCTCCGGTAATATTGATTTCACAGTGAGTGATGAAAGAACAGCCTTAAGACTCTCTGACGCATTCCCTGAGATAGATATTGAGACTGATATAAGTTTCACTCAATTAGAATCATGGGTAATTAGAAGAGAATCACCAGTTTTATTAGATAGCCTGAACAACTGGTTAATCAGATTTAAAGAGAGTAATAGCTTCAAGGATATTTACAAAAAGTACTATTTGAAATAA
- a CDS encoding putative porin, which yields MKQKLLISVFIWSLSIVFLYSQARIIIPESAESQVMADSLQPPQETQLPIGQTSQLNHLLHDHGAEADSLQKLSRMTIWTIDARTGSRLPAESDTILHNYQHTTLPDGESVAMGFLGPLGSPSFSKIFNDRQETEHFVFNNAYYPYIKRAEELLFVNTRVPYSKLDYHRSGNKQTREERFGARLTSNFGKSLNLGLDVDLINSKGFYNSQSVKNNNFSLFGSYLSDRFEGHAFMNLGKISNFENGGITDETFITDPESIQQSFTPRDIPIKFTNTWNTVGNNRYFISGRYNLGYKDAPKDSLTRVSGEFIPVASLGFSSQYTQQFRRFLSHDTTFVNVDGIQMHNIDRFYANRYYSEAVDDSIHYTSFKNTVSLSLREGFKEWVKFGLTAFLEYDLRNYSMRDTVGTNRTRHRENSVTIGGVLNKQQGENLLFNIRADLGVLGVNIGEFRVLGDIETGFDIAGKRVGLSAEAYMKNIRPRYLQNNYFSKYFMWNNDFGDTRRVYLGGKLFIPFTNTTFSAGVENLQNWIYFDQNKNIAQESENIQILTARIDQNIKLGIFNWDNQVVYQTSSNQNVIPLPTFSIYSNMYLRTKIVNELTLQFGVDAHYHTKYFVQGYEPALLQFYNQQEKEIGNYPISTVYMNMHLKQTRFFVMFYNVASKVIKPQEYFSLPGYPVNPFIFKMGLSVNLHN from the coding sequence ATGAAACAAAAGCTGTTAATATCTGTTTTTATTTGGTCTTTAAGTATAGTATTTCTATACTCTCAAGCCCGTATAATTATACCTGAATCTGCTGAAAGTCAGGTGATGGCTGATTCACTACAACCTCCACAGGAAACCCAGCTCCCTATTGGTCAAACTTCACAATTAAATCATCTCTTACACGACCATGGAGCTGAGGCAGACTCTTTGCAAAAACTTTCGAGAATGACAATCTGGACGATTGATGCTAGGACCGGTAGTCGTCTACCAGCAGAATCAGATACAATACTTCATAATTATCAGCATACAACTCTACCGGATGGTGAATCAGTAGCCATGGGTTTTTTAGGTCCATTAGGATCTCCCTCTTTTTCTAAAATATTCAATGATAGACAAGAAACAGAACATTTTGTTTTTAATAATGCATATTATCCATATATAAAAAGAGCAGAAGAACTTTTGTTTGTTAATACACGTGTCCCTTATTCAAAGCTCGATTATCATCGAAGCGGAAATAAGCAGACAAGAGAGGAGCGATTCGGTGCAAGACTAACATCTAATTTTGGAAAAAGTCTTAATCTGGGGCTAGATGTTGATTTAATAAATTCAAAAGGATTTTATAATTCGCAATCTGTTAAAAATAATAATTTCTCGTTATTTGGAAGTTATTTATCTGATAGATTCGAAGGACATGCATTTATGAATCTTGGAAAGATTAGTAATTTTGAAAACGGAGGTATTACAGATGAAACTTTTATCACTGATCCTGAATCAATACAACAAAGCTTTACTCCAAGAGACATACCCATTAAATTTACAAATACATGGAATACAGTTGGGAACAATCGTTATTTCATTTCCGGGAGATATAACCTGGGTTATAAAGATGCCCCTAAGGACAGTTTAACTCGCGTTTCAGGAGAGTTTATTCCTGTAGCCAGTTTGGGGTTCTCATCTCAATACACACAGCAATTTCGTCGTTTCTTATCTCATGATACAACATTTGTAAATGTAGATGGAATACAGATGCATAACATTGATCGTTTTTATGCAAACCGTTATTATAGTGAAGCTGTAGATGACAGCATTCATTACACATCTTTTAAAAATACAGTTTCTTTAAGTTTACGTGAGGGATTTAAAGAGTGGGTGAAATTTGGACTAACTGCCTTTTTGGAATATGACCTGAGGAATTATTCAATGAGAGATACTGTCGGGACTAATAGAACTCGGCATAGAGAAAACTCTGTTACTATCGGTGGAGTACTAAATAAACAACAGGGAGAGAATTTACTCTTCAATATCAGAGCTGATCTAGGTGTTCTTGGTGTTAACATTGGAGAATTCAGAGTACTGGGGGATATCGAGACAGGGTTTGATATAGCAGGTAAACGTGTAGGTTTGTCAGCTGAGGCATATATGAAAAATATTAGACCAAGATATCTGCAGAATAATTATTTCTCAAAATATTTCATGTGGAACAATGATTTTGGAGACACTCGAAGAGTCTATTTAGGAGGAAAACTATTTATTCCTTTTACTAATACCACATTTAGCGCGGGAGTGGAAAATCTTCAGAATTGGATATATTTTGACCAAAATAAAAACATAGCACAAGAAAGTGAAAATATTCAGATTCTTACAGCACGTATAGATCAGAATATAAAACTGGGAATATTCAACTGGGATAACCAAGTTGTTTATCAAACATCGAGTAATCAAAATGTTATACCATTGCCTACTTTCAGTATATATTCTAATATGTACTTAAGAACAAAAATAGTTAATGAACTGACGCTACAGTTTGGTGTAGACGCCCATTATCATACCAAATATTTTGTACAAGGTTATGAACCAGCTTTGCTTCAATTTTATAATCAGCAGGAAAAAGAGATAGGAAATTATCCGATTTCAACTGTATATATGAATATGCATTTGAAACAGACTCGATTCTTCGTGATGTTTTATAATGTTGCATCTAAAGTTATAAAACCTCAAGAGTACTTCTCTTTACCAGGCTATCCGGTAAACCCTTTTATCTTTAAAATGGGACTTTCAGTAAACTTACACAACTAA